A window of Rhinolophus ferrumequinum isolate MPI-CBG mRhiFer1 chromosome X, mRhiFer1_v1.p, whole genome shotgun sequence contains these coding sequences:
- the LOC117020840 gene encoding LOW QUALITY PROTEIN: G-protein coupled receptor-associated sorting protein 2-like (The sequence of the model RefSeq protein was modified relative to this genomic sequence to represent the inferred CDS: inserted 4 bases in 2 codons; deleted 3 bases in 2 codons; substituted 1 base at 1 genomic stop codon) — protein sequence MFSVTGTMTGAEIEPGAQAKPEKKAGEEAGGGAETENEVPMVVRPKVRTQAQVMPGVRXRTPSKVMNGAKPKTASLSMNGVRPKTESQAMAGARPRSEGQTMSGARPKTKTGAVGRACPKTEAKAIPGPRHKEEAQTWAQTEFGAEAMPQKEGVPQTNAVAWPLLSSECASGAKPVALSVDRELLRVDTETFPGSQGSQSGIQPWFGSGEETNTGSWCYPRPRARAEGSNESGFWSADEISTMSSFWTGEEASVRSRPREEANTRSRHRTKHQPNPRSRPRSKQDSYIDSXSGSEEESGNPFCSWAGENTNNLFRPRVRDEANVRSKLRTKIEDVSESEDEYFKESWFVPGEQADSRFRPRDKEEPSTVLKPRAQKDVDNSDRVKQEPRFEEEVIIGSWFWAEKEAGMEAGASAICESMPGAEEGAIGGSSFETEEKFSLGAVAREETRPESEEEAIFGSWFWDRDEACFDLNPNPVYKASPRFHDSAEEINTSSRPQTWEEVTVEFKPGPCYFVGFPSLSPFRIPEGAAAAAFAELSEGKPQNAERTPNREEQESVLQPDRPDLEFPFQYEPSYRSIRKIREHLRTRETAEPESWSCSCIQCELKIGSGEFEELLLMDKIRDPFFQELFKIVIGMRSASQFTRDFIRDSGXVSLIETLLNYPSSRVSSQLLENMILMAPPYPNLNTIETYVCQVCEETLAQTVDSPEQLLGLRLLRSLTTTTDYHTLVANFMSVFLSLLVTGNATTKFHVLRMLLNLSENAVVAKKLYSAKALSIFVGFFFFNILEESNDNSQIVIKMFWNFSNIIRNGTMALIDDDFSLEPLIAAFHEFENLAKDLQTQIDNQHDPDPEGGQES from the exons ATGTTCTCTGTAACTGGTACAATGACTGGGGCTGAGATTGAGCCTGGTGCCCAGGCCAAGCCTGAAAAGAAGGCTGGAgaagaggctgggggtggggctgagacaGAGAACGAAGTTCCGATGGTGGTCAGACCCAAGGTTAGGACCCAGGCCCAGGTAATGCCTGGGGTAAG CAGAACTCCATCCAAGGTTATGAATGGTGCAAAGCCCAAAACTGCATCCTTGTCTATGAATGGGGTAAGGCCCAAAACTGAGTCCCAGGCAATGGCTGGGGCAAGGCCTAGAAGTGAAGGCCAGACAATGTCTGGGGCAAGGCCCAAAACCAAGACCGGGGCAGTAGGTAGGGCATGTCCTAAAACTGAGGCCAAGGCAATCCCTGGGCCAAGGCATAAGGAAGAAGCCCAGACTTGGGCCCAGACTGAGTTTGGGGCTGAGGCAATGCCCCAAAAAGAGGGCGTGCCCCAGACCAATGCAGTAGCCTGGCCACTGCTCAGTAGTGAGTGTGCCTCAGGTGCTAAACCTGTGGCCCTGTCTGTAGATAGGGAACTGCTCAGGGTGGACACTGAGACCTTTCCTGGCTCCCAGGGT AGTCAGTCGGGAATCCAACCCTGGTTTGGATCAGGGGAGGAAACTAATACCGGGTCTTGGTGCTATCCCAGGCCCAGGGCCAGAGCGGAGGGCTCTAATGAATCTGGATTCTGGTCAGCAGATGAGATCTCTACGATGTCTTCCTTCTGGACTGGAGAAGAGGCCAGTGTCAGATCACGGCCCAGGGAAGAGGCCAATACCAGGTCCAGGCACAGGACTAAACATCAACCTAACCCCAGGTCTCGTCCCAGATCCAAGCAAGATTCCTATATTGATTCCTAGTCTGGGTCTGAGGAAGAGTCGGGCAACCCATTCTGCTCCTGGGCTGGAGAAAATACCAATAACTTGTTCAGACCCAGAGTCAGAGATGAAGCAAATGTTAGGTCCAAGCTCAGGACAAAGATAGAGGATGTTTCTGAGTCTGAAGATGAGTACTTTAAGGAGTCCTGGTTTGTGCCTGGAGAACAGGCCGATAGTAGATTCAGGCCTAGAGACAAGGAAGAGCCCAGTACCGTCCTGAAGCCCAGGGCCCAGAAAGATGTTGATAACAGTGATAGGGTCAAACAGGAGCCCAGGTTTGAGGAGGAAGTCATCATTGGGTCCTGGTTCTGGGCAGAGAAAGAGGCCGGTATGGAGGCCGGGGCTTCTGCCATCTGTGAGTCCATGCCAGGGGCTGAAGAGGGGGCCATCGGTGGATCCTCGTTTGAGACTGAGGAAAAGTTCAGTTTGGGGGCTGTGGCCAGAGAAGAGACCAGGCCAGAGTCTGAAGAAGAGGCCATATTTGGATCCTGGTTCTGGGACAGGGATGAGGCCTGCTTTGATCTAAATCCCAATCCGGTGTACAAGGCTAGTCCCAGGTTCCACGATTCAGCTGAGGAAATTAATACATCATCCAGGCCCCAAACTTGGGAAGAGGTCACTGTTGAGTTCAAACCTGGTCCTTGTTATTTCGTTGGTTTCCCATCCCTGAGCCCCTTTAGAATTCCAGaaggagcagcagcagctgcatTCGCTGAACTGTCTGAGGGAAAGCCCCAGAATGCAGAACGTACCCCAAATAGGGAAGAGCAGGAATCTGTGCTTCAGCCCGATCGGCCTGATCTTGAGTTCCCATTTCAGTATGAACCATCCTACAGGTCAATCAGGAAAATTCGGGAGCATCTTaggaccagggagactgcagaGCCTGAGAGTTGGTCCTGCAGCTGCATCCAATGTGAACTTAAAATTGGTTCTGGAGAGTTTGAAGAACTCCTGTTAATGGACAAAATCCGAGATCCTTTTTTTCAGGAACTATTTAAAATCGTAATAGGTATGAGAAGTGCTTCTCAATTTACCCGAGATTTCATTCGGGATTCGGG CGTCTCACTTATTGAAACCTTGCTCAATTATCCCTCCTCCCGAGTTAGTTCACAGCTTTTGGAAAATATGATTCTCATGGCTCCACCATATCCAAATCTAAACACGATTGAGACATATGTATGTCAAGTGTGTGAGGAAACCCTTGCACAAACCGTGGATTCCCCCGAGCAGCTGCTTGGATTAAGGCTGCTTAGATCCCTCACTACAACTACTGACTATCACACACTGGTTGCCAATTTTATGTCTGTGTTTCTCTCCCTATTAGTGACAGGCAACGCAACAACAAAGTTTCACGTTCTGAGAATGCTGTTGAATTTGTCTGAAAATGCTGTGGTGGCCAAAAAACTATACAGTGCCAAAGCTCTATCGATATTTgtgggt ttttttttttttaacatactagAAGAGTCAAACGATAACAgtcaaattgttattaaaatgttttggaatttcaGTAATATTATAAGGAATGGAACAATGGCCTTAATTGATGATGATTTCAGTCTTGAGCCACTTATTGCTGCATTCCATGAATTTGAGAACTTAGCCAAGGACCTACAAACCCAGATAGACAATCAACATGATCCTGATCCTGAGGGGGGACAAGAAAGCTAA